The proteins below come from a single Dendropsophus ebraccatus isolate aDenEbr1 chromosome 15, aDenEbr1.pat, whole genome shotgun sequence genomic window:
- the XPO1 gene encoding exportin-1, whose product MPAIMTMLADHAARQLLDFSQKLDINLLDNVVNCLYHGEGAQQRMAQEVLTHLKEHPDAWTRVDTILEFSQNMNTKYYGLQILENVIKTRWKILPRNQCEGIKKYVVGLIIKTSSDATSVEKENVYIGKLNMILVQILKQEWPKHWPTFISDIVGASKTSESLCQNNMVILKLLSEEVFDFSSGQITQVKAKHLKDSMCNEFSKIFQLCQFVMENSQNAPLVHATLETLLRFLNWIPLGYIFETKLISTLIYKFLNVPMFRNVSLKCLTEIAGVSVSQYEEQFVTLFTLTMMQLKQMLPLNTNIRLAYSNGKDDEQNFIQNLSLFLCTFLKEHGQLIEKRLNLRETLMEALHYMLLVSEVEETEIFKICLEYWNHLAAELYRESPFSTSTSPLLSGSQHFDVPPRRQLYLPVLSKVRLLMVSRMAKPEEVLVVENDQGEVVREFMKDTDSINLYKNMRETLVYLTHLDYADTERIMTEKLHNQVNGSEWSWKNLNTLCWAIGSISGAMHEEDEKRFLVTVIKDLLGLCEQKRGKDNKAIIASNIMYIVGQYPRFLRAHWKFLKTVVNKLFEFMHETHDGVQDMACDTFIKIAQKCRRHFVQVQVGEVMPFIDEILNNINTIICDLQPQQVHTFYEAVGYMIGAQTDQPVQEHLIEKYMLLPNQVWDSIIQQATKNVDILKDPETVKQLGSILKTNVRACKAVGHPFVIQLGRIYLDMLNVYKCLSENISAAIQANGEMVTKQPLIRSMRTVKKETLKLISGWVSRSNDPQMVAENFVPPLLDAVLIDYQRNVPAAREPEVLSTMATIVNKLGGHITAEIPQIFDAVFECTLNMINKDFEEYPDHRTNFFLLLQAVNSHCFPAFLAIPPAQFKLVLDSIIWAFKHTMRNVADTGLQILYTLLQNVAQEEAAAQSFYQTYFCDILQHIFSVVTDTSHTAGLTMHASILAYMFNLVEEGKINAPLNPATPPNNQPFIQEYVANLLKSAFPHLQDAQVKLFVTGLFSLNQDIPAFKEHLRDFLVQIKEYAGEDTSDLFLEERETALRQAQEEKHRLQMSVPGILNPHEIPEEMCD is encoded by the exons TACTATGGACTACAAATATTAGAAAATGTGATCAAAACGCGTTGGAAAATTCTTCCTCGAAATCAATGTGAAG gTATAAAGAAATATGTAGTTGGACTGATAATAAAAACCTCCTCTGATGCGACGTCTGTTGAG aAAGAAAATGTGTACATCGGAAAATTGAACATGATACTTGTTCAG ATACTAAAACAGGAATGGCCTAAACATTGGCCCACATTCATCAGTGATATTGTAGGAGCCAGTAAAACCAGTGAGAGCCTCTGTCAGAACAATATGGTAATTTTGAAACTTTTGAGTGAAGAGGTTTTTGACTTTTCCAGTGGACAAATAACACAAGTAAAGGCCAAGCACTTAAAAGACAG TATGTGCAACGAATTTTCAAAGATATTTCAACTCTGCCAGTTTGTTATG gaaAACTCTCAAAACGCTCCACTCGTTCATGCAACCTTGGAAACACTTCTGCGATTTCTTAACTGGATACCACTTGGTTACATATTTGAGACCAAACTGATTAGCACGTTAATATATAAGTTTCTAAATGTTCCCATGTTCAGAAACGTATCTTTAAAGTGCTTGACTGAAATAGCTGGAGTTAGTGTCAGCCAATATGAAGAACAGTTTGTGACTCTCTTCACACTTACCATGATGCAACTTAAACAg ATGTTGCCATTAAACACAAATATCCGTCTTGCTTATTCCAATGGAAAAGATGACGAACAGAACTTCATTCAGAACCTCAGCTTGTTCCTGTGTACTTTTCTCAAAGAGCACGGTCAACTCATAGAAAAGAGGCTCAACTTAAGGGAAACCCTTATGGAG GCTCTTCATTACATGTTGCTGGTGTCTGAAGTAGAAGAAACTGAAATCTTCAAAATATGTCTTGAATATTGGAACCATCTTGCTGCAGAGTTGTACAGGGAGAGTCCATTTTCAACTTCAACATCACCACTCCTTTCTGGCAGTCAGCATTTTGATGTCCCGCCTAGAAGACAGCTCTATCTTCCAGTTTTGTCAAAG GTGCGTTTATTGATGGTTAGTCGAATGGCTAAACCAGAGGAAGTTCTTGTCGTAGAAAATGATCAGGGTGAAGTAGTTCGAGAATTTATGAAGGACACAGATTCTATCAACTTGTATAAGAACATGAGGGAAACATTAG TATACCTTACACATCTGGATTATGCAGACACCGAAAGAATTATGACCGAGAAACTGCACAACCAAGTAAATGGATCGGAATGGTCATGGAAAAACCTAAATACGTTGTGTTGGGCTATTGGTTCAATCAGTGGGGCCATGCATGAAGAGGATGAGAAGAGGTTTCTTGTTACAGTAATAAAG GATCTCCTTGGACTCTGTGAACAAAAGCGTGGGAAGGACAATAAAGCCATAATTGCATCCAATATCATGTATATTGTTGGCCAGTATCCCAGATTTTTAAGAGCCCATTGGAAATTTCTGAAGACAGTTGTAAACAAGCTGTTTGAATTCATGCATG AGACCCATGATGGCGTCCAGGACATGGCATGTGATACCTTTATTAAAATAGCTCAGAAGTGTCGTAGACATTTTGTTCAAGTGCAAGTTGGAGAAGTGATGCCTTTCATAGATGAAATTTTAAATAATATTAATACCATAATATGCGACCTTCAGCCACAACAA gtTCACACATTTTATGAAGCAGTTGGATATATGATTGGAGCTCAAACAGATCAACCTGTTCAAGAACATTTGATAGAGAAATATATGTTGCTTCCAAATCAAGTATGGGATAGTATTATTCAACAAGCCACTAAG AATGTTGATATTTTGAAAGATCCAGAAACCGTGAAACAACTGGGCAGTATATTAAAGACAAATGTTAGGGCATGTAAGGCAGTCGGTCACCCTTTTGTTATTCAGCTCGGAAGGATTTACCTGGACATGTTAAATGTGTACAAGTGCCTAAGTGAAAATATTTCTGCAGCTATTCAAGCAAATG gTGAAATGGTCACAAAACAACCTCTGATTAGAAGTATGAGGACAGTTAAAAAGGAAACTTTAAAACTAATTTCCGGCTGGGTGAGCAGGTCTAATGATCCCCAAATG GTTGCAGAAAACTTTGTTCCCCCTTTGTTGGACGCTGTTCTCATTGACTACCAGAGAAATGTACCTGCTGCCAGGGAGCCTGAAGTACTTAGCACAATGGCCACCATTGTAAACAAGCTCGGAGGCCATATCACAGCTGAAATACCTCAAATATTTGATGCTGTTTTTGAATGCACATTAAATATGATAAACAAG GACTTTGAGGAATATCCAGATCACAGGACAAACTTTTTTTTGCTCTTACAAGCTGTAAATTCGCACTGTTTCCCTGCGTTCTTGGCTATTCCACCAGCACAGTTTAAGCTGGTGCTGGACTCCATAATCTGGGCTTTTAAACACACAATGCGAAATGTTGCAGACACAG GATTACAGATCCTTTACACTTTACTGCAAAATGTTGCTCAGGAGGAGGCCGCTGCACAGAGTTTTTATCAAACATACTTCTGTGATATATTACAGCACATCTTTTCTGTTGTGACAGATACCTCTCATACAGCAG gtTTAACAATGCATGCCTCAATTCTGGCATATATGTTCAACTTGGTAGAGGAAGGCAAGATAAATGCACCATTGAATCCTGCAACGCCACCCAATAACCAACCATTTATTCAGGAATATGTGGCCAATCTTCTAAAATCTGCATTTCCCCATCTTCAAGA TGCACAAGTTAAACTTTTTGTGACTGGCCTCTTCAGTTTAAATCAGGATATTCCTGCATTTAAAGAACACCTTAGGGACTTTCTTGTACAGATTAAG GAGTATGCTGGAGAAGATACATCAgacctgtttctggaagaaagggaAACTGCCCTTCGGCAAGCCCAAGAAGAGAAACACAGACTACAGATGTCAGTTCCTGGCATACTTAACCCACATGAGATTCCTGAAGAAATGTGTGATTAG